From Glycine soja cultivar W05 chromosome 4, ASM419377v2, whole genome shotgun sequence, the proteins below share one genomic window:
- the LOC114408370 gene encoding alanine--tRNA ligase, chloroplastic/mitochondrial-like, with translation MEGLALAVPVAQSQLLPFPTAYTGFVSLKRHRGRGFRFRTWLCSQAQGVPLPEQVTVPDTENSLTGDSIRQRFLNFYASRGHKVLPSASLVPDDPTVLLTIAGMLQFKPIFLGKVPRQVPCAATAQRCIRTNDIHNVGLTARHQTFFEMLGNFSFGHYFKKQAILWAWELSTAEFGLPPDRLWISVYEDDDEAFQLWSDEVGVPVERIKRLGEEDNFWTSGVTGPCGPCSEIYYDFHPERGYVDADLNDDTRFIEFYNLVFMQYNKKDDSSLEPLKQKNIDTGLGLERMARILQKVPNNYETDLIFPIIEKASKLANVSYGIADDQTKRNLKIIGDHMRAIVFLISDGVVPSNVGRGYVVRRLIRRVVRTGRLLGIKGDGRGDLEGAFLPIIAEKVVELSTHIDADVMNKASRIFEELKREELRFVQTLERGEKLLEEKLSDALSSAERNGTVPCLAGEDVFLLYDTYGYPMEITKEVAEERGVSIDMDGFDIEMEKQRRQSQAAHNTVKLDIENGENIAENVPDTEFIGYDNLHCKAMIESLMVNGNPAPQVSEGSNVEVLLNKTPFYAESGGQIGDHGYLYISKGENQPKAVVEILDVQKSFGNIFVHKGTVQKGVVEVGKEVEAAVDVKLRQRAKVHHTATHLLQAALKKVIGQETSQAGSLVAFDRLRFDFNFHRPLRDSELAEIEVLINGWIEDATQLQTKVMPLVEAKSAGAIAMFGEKYGEEVRVVEVPGVSMELCGGTHVSNTSEIRGFKIISEQGIASGIRRIEAVAGEAFIEYINARDFYLKQLCSTLKVKPEEVTTRIENLLEELRAVRNENSAVHAKAAIYKASVIASKAMLVGNSKQYRVLVECFDDADAESLKSAAEYLLETLTDPAAVVLGSCPGEGKVSLVAAFTPGVVDQGIQAGKFIGQIAKLCGGGGGGRPNFAQAGGRKPENLASALDKARSELIATLCEKGN, from the exons ATGGAAGGGTTGGCGTTGGCGGTTCCAGTTGCGCAATCACAACTGTTGCCGTTTCCCACAGCTTATA CAGGGTTTGTCTCTCTCAAACGACACCGTGGACGCGGGTTTCGTTTTCGGACTTGGTTATGTTCTCAGGCTCAAGGCGTTCCTCTTCCCGAACAAGTCACTGTCCCAGACACAGAGAATTCCTTGACCGGGGATTCCATTCGGCAGAGATTTCTGAATTTCTATGCTTCCCGCGGTCACAAGGTTCTTCCCAGTGCTTCTCTTGTCCCAGATGATCCCACTGTTCTACTCACCATCGCAGGGATGCTTCAATTCAAGCCTATCTTCCTAGGCAAG GTTCCAAGACAAGTACCTTGTGCTGCTACTGCTCAAAGGTGCATCCGTACTAATGATATCCACAATGTTGGCCTAACTGCCAGACATCAGACATTCTTTGAAATGCTTGGAAACTTCAGCTTTGGTCATTACTTCAAAAAACAAGCTATTCTTTGGGCATGGGAGCTTTCCACCGCAGA GTTTGGTTTGCCTCCAGACAGATTGTGGATTAGTGTTTATGAAGATGACGATGAGGCTTTTCAGCTCTGGTCCGACGAG GTCGGTGTCCCAGTTGAGCGGATAAAGAGGTTGGGAGAAGAGGACAACTTCTGGACTAGTGGAGTGACAGGTCCTTGTGGTCCTTGCTCagaaatttattatgattttcatCCTGAGAGGGGATATGTAGATGCC GATCTCAATGATGATACAAGGTTTATAGAGTTCTACAACTTAGTATTCATGCAATACAACAAAAAAGATGACAGTTCTCTTGAACCTCTAAAGCAGAAGAACATAGATACTGGCCTTGGACTGGAGCGTATGGCTCGTATTCTTCAAAAG GTTCCAAACAATTATGAAACTGACTTGATTTTCCCCATCATAGAGAAGGCCTCTAAATTAGCAAATGTTTCATATGGTATTGCCGATGATCAGACAAAGAGAAATCTGAAA ATTATAGGAGATCACATGCGTGCAATTGTATTTCTCATCTCTGACGGAGTTGTCCCATCAAATGTTGGGAGAGGTTATGTAGTTCGGCGGCTTATTAGAAGGGTTGTTCGTACAGGCAGGTTGCTTGGTATAAAGGGTGATGGTAGGGGTGACCTTGAAGGAGCATTTTTACCAATTATTGCGGAGAAGGTAGTGGAATTAAGTACACACATTGATGCTGATGTGATGAACAAAGCATCTCGTATCTTTGAGGAGTTGAAGAGAGAGGAGCTTCGATTTGTGCAGACTCTAGAGAGAGGAGAAAAGTTGCTCGAGGAGAAACTTTCTGATGCTTTATCAAGTGCAGAAAGAAATGGAACCGTGCCTTGCTTGGCTGGTGAAGATGTGTTTCTTTTGTATGATACTTATGGATACCCAATGGAAATAACAAAAGAAGTGGCTGAAGAACGTGGAGTGAGTATTGATATGGATGGTTTTGATATTGAGATGGAGAAGCAAAGGCGTCAATCTCAAGCTGCACACAATACTGTCAAACTTGACATTGAAAATGGAGAAAATATTGCAGAGAATGTACCTGACACTGAATTTATTGGATATGATAACCTTCATTGTAAAGCAATGATAGAAAGCCTAATGGTAAATGGAAATCCAGCTCCACAGGTCAGTGAAGGGAGTAATGTGGAAGTTTTACTGAACAAGACTCCATTTTATGCTGAATCAGGGGGTCAAATTGGCGATCATGGTTATCTATATATTTCAAAGGGTGAGAATCAACCAAAAGCTGTTGTGGAGATATTAGATGTTCAGAAATCTTTTGGCAACATATTTGTTCACAAGGGTACAGTCCAAAAGGGTGTTGTAGAGGTTGGCAAAGAAGTTGAAGCAGCAGTTGATGTGAAGCTGAGGCAGCGAGCTAAG GTTCATCATACTGCTACTCATTTACTACAAGCTGCACTTAAAAAGGTTATTGGTCAGGAGACCTCACAAGCTGGTTCACTGGTGGCATTTGATCGTCTCAGGTTTGATTTCAACTTCCACCGACCACTTCGTGACAGTGAGCTTGCTGAAATTGAAGTGCTAATAAATGGATGGATTGAGGATGCAACGCAACTTCAAACCAAAGTGATGCCTCTTGTTGAAGCAAAAAGTGCTGGGGCTATAGCAATGTTTGGAGAAAAATATGGAGAAGAG GTACGTGTTGTAGAGGTTCCTGGTGTATCGATGGAACTTTGTGGTGGGACTCATGTCAGTAATACTTCCGAAATTCgtggttttaaaattatctcAGAACAGGGTATTGCATCTGGAATCAGACGTATCGAAGCTGTAGCTGGGGAAGCTTTCATTGAATATATCAATGCCCGAGACTTTTATCTGAAGCAGCTATGTTCCACTCTCAAA GTTAAACCAGAAGAAGTGACAACAAGGATAGAAAACCTTTTAGAGGAGTTAAGGGCAGTGAGAAATGAAAATTCTGCTGTTCATGCAAAAGCAGCAATCTACAAAGCTTCAGTCATTGCAAGCAAAGCAATGTTGGTGGGGAATTCAAAACAGTACAG GGTACTGGTTGAGTGCTTTGATGATGCTGATGCTGAGTCACTTAAAAGTGCCGCAGAATATTTACTGGAAACACTAACAGATCCAGCAGCTGTGGTACTGGGCTCATGTCCAGGTGAAGGGAAGGTTAGTCTAGTTGCTGCTTTTACTCCAGGGGTGGTTGATCAGGGGATCCAGGCAGGCAAGTTTATTGGACAAATAGCAAAATTatgtggtggtggaggaggtggAAGGCCAAATTTTGCTCAGGCTGGTGGGAGGAAGCCTGAAAATTTGGCAAGTGCCCTTGATAAGGCTCGGTCAGAGCTTATAGCTACTCTATGTGAAAAAGGGAATTGA
- the LOC114408368 gene encoding uncharacterized protein ycf39-like has protein sequence MKMALLKVHAPTPTPTSASAQLQWRCSVSVAPTTLAFPNSYSISAERGRREWNWRVKCSSSSAEIEKGAASFGPGSPVRATNILVVGATGTLGRQIVRRALDEGYDVRCLVRPRPAPADFLRDWGATVVNADLSKPETIPATLVGIHTVIDCATGRPEEPIKTVDWEGKVALIQCAKAMGIQKYVFYSIHNCDKHPEVPLMEIKFCTEKFLRDSGLNHVIIRLCGFMQGLIGQYAVPILEEKSVWGTDAPTRIAYMDTQDIARLTFIAIRNDKLNGKLLTFAGPRAWTTQEVITLCERLAGQDANVTTVPVSILRLTRQLTRFFEWTNDVADRLAFSEVLTSDTVFSVPMAETYSLLGVDSKDIVTLEKYLQDYFTNILKKLKDLKAQSKQTDIIF, from the exons ATGAAGATGGCGCTGCTCAAGGTACACGCAcccacacccacacccacatCTGCCTCTGCTCAACTGCAATGGCGCTGCAGTGTAAGTGTGGCACCCACCACTCTGGCGTTTCCCAATTCCTACTCCATTTCTGCggaaagaggaagaagagaatggaATTGGAGGGTGAAATGCAGCAGCAGCAGTGCGGAGATTGAGAAAGGGGCTGCGAGTTTTGGGCCCGGGAGCCCAGTGAGAGCAACCAACATTCTGGTGGTTGGAGCGACTGGAACCCTGGGAAGGCAGATTGTGCGACGGGCACTCGACGAAGGCTACGACGTTAGGTGTCTGGTCAGGCCCAGGCCCGCTCCTGCCGACTTCCTTCGCGATTGGGGAGCAACAGTTGTGAAT GCTGACCTCAGTAAACCAGAAACCATTCCTGCTACCTTGGTCGGCATACACACTGTCATTGACTGCGCCACTGGCCGTCCCGAGGAGCCCATCAAAACC GTTGACTGGGAAGGCAAAGTGGCTCTTATACAATGTGCCAAGGCAATGGGAATTCAGAAATATGTCTTCTACTCCATCCATAACTGTGACAAACATCCCGAGGTTCCCCTCATGGAGATCAAGTTTTGCACTGAGAAGTTCCTCCGAGACTCTGGCCTCAATCACGTCATTATCCGCTTATGCGGTTTCATGCAGGGCCTTATCGGTCAGTATGCAGTTCCCATCCTAGAAGAAAAATCTGTTTGGGGTACTGATGCCCCCACCCGAATTGCTTACATGGATACTCAG GATATAGCTCGCTTGACATTTATAGCCATAcgaaatgataaattaaatggTAAACTTCTTACATTTGCCGGTCCTCGTGCCTGGACAACCCAAGAG gtgaTAACCTTGTGCGAGAGGCTAGCAGGCCAAGATGCTAATGTCACTACAGTTCCAGTCTCCATTTTAAGACTCACTCGCCAGTTGACTCGCTTTTTTGAGTGGACAAATGATGTTGCTGACAGACTCGCATTTTCAGAG GTCCTTACCAGCGATACTGTATTTTCTGTTCCGATGGCGGAGACATACAGTCTTCTTGGGGTTGATTCAAAAGACATAGTTACACTCGAGAAGTATTTGCAGGACTACTTCACTAACATATTAAAGAAATTGAAGGATCTCAAGGCCCAGTCAAAGCAGACAGATATTATCTTCTGA